From Phycisphaerales bacterium, a single genomic window includes:
- a CDS encoding alginate export family protein gives MRSLPSERRAWLAPVVVAATGLVPAGDAFSQQSAQPRPPQPPPFETLRYNEDYSYLKDPGARSGDPWVLEPLKYIPLDRTGDCYLTLGGDIREQYEIVSNPSFGLSPEDEDGYLLHLYLLHADLHLWRHLRLFVQGRSATSSFQENVPGPGAEFNPDLHQLFADLTSTLATERTRVTLRAGRQEMAYGAQRMISVRPTIRRTFDAVRVLTELGDWRADAFFGRPVEVDPETFEHEGDERARFWGIYAAGPTGLAPDIGIDIYYLGLDQPGATFELGEADQPRHSVGLRLFGKADALDFDVEGTYQWGELGSLDISAWRLATEIGYSFESTLLRPRAGLLLDVSSGDEERGDGRLGTFIPLFPKGNPFGASPLIGPVNLITVQPLLQLHITDSVALETGWSTYWRQSTADGVYNDGLRLIQPPAGNDSPSIGSELSVLVDWRINRNLSLSAKYSHFFAGTFLEETGPGEEVDYFSVFAHFLF, from the coding sequence TTGCGATCTCTTCCCAGCGAACGCCGTGCGTGGCTGGCCCCCGTGGTGGTCGCCGCAACCGGCCTGGTTCCCGCCGGCGACGCCTTCTCCCAGCAGAGTGCCCAACCTCGCCCACCGCAGCCGCCCCCGTTCGAAACCCTCCGCTACAACGAGGACTACTCGTACCTGAAGGACCCCGGGGCGCGGTCGGGCGATCCATGGGTCCTGGAGCCGCTCAAGTACATCCCGCTCGATCGGACCGGCGACTGTTATCTCACCCTGGGTGGTGACATCCGCGAGCAGTACGAGATTGTAAGCAACCCCAGCTTCGGCCTCTCCCCAGAGGACGAGGATGGATACCTGCTGCACCTGTACCTGCTCCACGCGGACCTGCACCTCTGGCGGCACCTGCGGTTGTTCGTGCAAGGCCGCAGCGCGACCTCATCCTTCCAGGAGAATGTGCCGGGTCCAGGGGCGGAGTTCAATCCCGACCTACACCAGCTGTTCGCCGACCTCACCTCCACGCTGGCAACGGAACGGACGCGCGTGACGCTCCGCGCAGGTCGGCAGGAGATGGCGTACGGCGCGCAGCGGATGATCAGCGTGAGGCCCACCATCCGCAGGACGTTCGACGCGGTGCGGGTGCTGACGGAGCTGGGAGACTGGCGGGCCGACGCATTCTTCGGCCGCCCGGTCGAGGTTGACCCCGAAACCTTCGAGCACGAGGGTGACGAGCGGGCCCGTTTCTGGGGGATTTACGCCGCCGGCCCGACCGGCCTCGCCCCGGACATTGGCATCGACATCTACTACCTCGGCCTCGATCAGCCCGGGGCCACGTTTGAGCTTGGCGAGGCAGACCAGCCGCGGCACTCGGTGGGCCTCCGGCTGTTCGGCAAGGCCGATGCACTCGACTTCGACGTGGAGGGGACGTACCAATGGGGCGAGCTCGGGAGCCTCGACATTTCCGCCTGGAGGCTCGCCACCGAGATCGGCTACAGCTTCGAGTCGACCCTGTTGCGCCCGCGCGCCGGTCTGCTCTTGGATGTCTCCTCGGGCGATGAAGAGCGCGGTGACGGGCGACTCGGCACCTTCATCCCGCTGTTCCCCAAGGGCAACCCCTTCGGCGCGTCCCCGCTGATCGGACCGGTCAACCTCATCACCGTTCAACCGCTCCTTCAACTGCACATCACCGATTCGGTCGCTCTGGAAACAGGTTGGAGCACCTACTGGCGGCAGAGCACCGCAGACGGTGTGTACAACGACGGGCTGCGGCTCATTCAGCCCCCCGCCGGCAACGATTCACCATCGATTGGAAGCGAACTTTCGGTGCTCGTGGACTGGCGGATCAACCGGAACCTCAGCCTGTCGGCCAAATACTCGCACTTCTTCGCCGGAACATTCCTGGAGGAGACCGGGCCGGGAGAGGAAGTCGATTATTTTTCAGTGTTCGCCCATTTCCTATTCTGA